One window of Lagenorhynchus albirostris chromosome 16, mLagAlb1.1, whole genome shotgun sequence genomic DNA carries:
- the ZSWIM8 gene encoding zinc finger SWIM domain-containing protein 8 isoform X4 gives MELMFAEWEDGERFSFEDSDRFEEDSLCSFISEAESLCQNWRGWRKQSAGPNSPTGGGGGGGSGGTRMRDGLVIPLVELSAKQVAFHIPFEVVEKVYPPVPEQLQLRIAFWSFPENEEDIRLYSCLANGSADEFQRGDQLFRMRAVKDPLQIGFHLSATVVPPQMVPPKGAYNVAVMFDRCRVTSCSCTCGAGAKWCTHVVALCLFRIHNASAVCLRAPVSESLSRLQRDQLQKFAQYLISELPQQILPTAQRLLDELLSSQSTAINTVCGAPDPTAGPSASDQSTWYLDESTLTDNIKKTLHKFCGPSPVVFSDVNSMYLSSTEPPAAAEWACLLRPLRGREPEGVWNLLSIVREMFKRRDSNAAPLLEILTDQCLTYEQITGWWYSVRTSASHSSASGHTGRSNGQSEVAAHACASMCDEMVTLWRLAVLDPALSPQRRRELCVQLRQWQLKVIENVKRGQHKKTLERLFPGFRPAVEACYFNWEEAYPLPGVTYSATDRKLALCWARALPPRPGASRSGGLEESRERPRPLPAEPAVRPKEAGAKRKGLGEGVLSSQRGPRRLSAEGGDKALHKMGPGGGKAKALGGAGSGGKGSAGSGSKRRLSSEDSSLEPDLAEMSLDDSSLALGAEASTFGGFPESPPPCPHPGGSRGPSTFLPEPPDTYEEDGGVYFSEGPEPSTASAGPPGLLPRELCTRDDLASTDESGNGLPKTKEAAPAVGEEEDDYQAYYLNAQDGAGGEEEKAEGGAGEEHDLFAGLKPLEQESRMEILFACAEALHAHGYSSEASRLTVELAQDLLANPPDLKVEPPPAKGKKNKVSTSRQTWVATNTLTKAAFLLTVLSERPEHHNLAFRVGMFALELQRPPASTKALEVKLAYQESEVATLLKKIPLGPSEMSTVRCRAEELREGTLCDYRPVLPLMLASFIFDVLCTPVVSPTGSRPPSRNWNNEMPGDEELGFEAAVAALGMKTTVSEAEHPLLCEGTRREKGDLALALMITYKDDQAKLKKILDKLLDRESQTHKPQTLSSFYSSSRPATASQRSPSKHGGPSAPGALQPLTSGSAGPAQPGSVAGAGPGPTEGFTEKNVPESSPHSPCEGLPSEAALTPRPEGKVPSRLALGSRGGYNGRGWGSPGRPKKKHTGMASIDSSAPETTSDSSPTLSRRPLRGGWAPTSWGRGQDSDSISSSSSDSLGSSSSSGSRRASASGGARAKTVEVGRYKGRRPESHAPHVPNQPSEAAAHFYFELAKTVLIKAGGNSSTSIFTHPSSSGGHQGPHRNLHLCAFEIGLYALGLHNFVSPNWLSRTYSSHVSWITGQAMEIGSAALTILVECWDGHLTPPEVASLADRASRARDSNMVRAAAELALSCLPHAHALNPNEIQRALVQCKEQDNLMLEKACMAVEEAAKGGGVYPEVLFEVAHQWFWLYEQTAGGSSTAREGATSCSASGIRAAGEAGRGLPEGRGVPGTEPVTVAAAAAAVTAATVVPVISVGSSLYPGPGLGHGHSPGLHPYTALQPHLPCSPQYLTHPAHPAHPMPHMPRPAVFPVPSSAYPQGVHPAFLGAQYPYSVTPPSLAATAVSFPVPSMAPITVHPYHTEPGLPLPTSVALSSVHPASTFPAIQGASLPALPTQPSPLVSGGFPPPEEETHSQPVNPHSLHHLHAAYRVGMLALEMLGRRAHNDHPNNFSRSPPYTDDVKWLLGLAAKLGVNYVHQFCVGAAKGVLSPFVLQEIVMETLQRLSPAHAHNHLRAPAFHQLVQRCQQAYMQYIHHRLIHLTPADYDDFVNAIRSARSAFCLTPMGMMQFNDILQNLKRSKQTKELWQRVSLEMTTFSP, from the exons ATGGACTGGTGATCCCACTGGTGGAGCTGTCAGCAAAACAGGTGGCGTTTCATATCCCATTTGAAGTGGTGGAGAAAGTTTACCCCCCGGTGCCTGAGCAGCTCCAACTCCGAATTGCTTTTTGGAGCTTCCCTGAGAATGAAGAGGATATTCG ACTGTATTCCTGCCTGGCCAACGGCAGTGCAGATGAGTTCCAGCGAGGGGATCAGCTATTCCGCATGAGGGCTGTGAAGGACCCCCTGCAGATTG GGTTCCACCTGAGTGCTACAGTGGTGCCACCTCAGATGGTCCCCCCCAAAGGGGCCTACAACGTGGCTGTGATGTTTGACCGCTGCCGGGTCACTTCCTGCAGCTGCACCTGTGGGGCTGGGGCCAAATGGTGCACCCACGTCGTGGCACTCTGTCTCTTCCGCATCCACAAC GCTTCTGCAGTCTGCCTGCGGGCCCCAGTGTCAGAGTCCCTGTCTCGACTGCAGAGGGACCAGCTGCAGAAGTTTGCTCAGTACCTCATCAGTGAGCTCCCTCAGCAG ATCCTGCCCACAGCCCAGCGTCTCCTGGATGAACTCCTCTCCTCCCAGTCAACAGCCATCAATACAGTATGTGGAGCCCCGG ACCCCACAGCAGGGCCGTCTGCCTCCGATCAGAGTACTTGGTATTTGGATGAATCAACACTCACTGACAACATCAAGAAGACACTGCACAAGTTCTGTGGCCCCTCCCCTGTGGTGTTCAG TGATGTGAACTCCATGTATCTGTCTTCCACGGAGCCTCCGGCTGCTGCTGAATGGGCATGTCTGCTGCGCCCACTGAGGGGCCGCGAGCCAGAGGGAGTCTGGAACTTGCTTAGCATCGTGCGGGAGATGTTCAAGCGGAGGGACAGCAATGCTGCCCCCTTGTTGGAAATCCTCACCGACCAGTGCCTCACCTACGAACAG ATAACAGGCTGGTGGTACAGCGTGCGCACCTCAGCCTCACACAGCAGCGCCAGTGGGCACACAGGCCGCAGCAACGGGCAATCAGAGGTGGCGGCCCACGCATGCGCCAGCATGTGTGACGAGATGGTCACACTGTGGAGGCTGGCTGTGCTGGACCCTGCGCTCAGCCCCCAGCG GCGCCGGGAGCTGTGTGTGCAGCTGCGCCAGTGGCAGCTGAAGGTGATTGAGAACGTGAAGCGGGGACAGCACAAGAAGACCCTGGAGCGGCTCTTCCCTGGCTTCCGGCCGGCAGTGGAGGCCTGCTACTTCAACTGGGAAGAGGCCTACCCCCTTCCCGGTGTCACCTACAGTGCCACTGACAGGAAgctggccctgtgctgggcccGAGCCCTGCCCCCTCGGCCAGGTGCCTCCCGATCTGGGGGCCTGGAAGAATCCCGGGAGCGGCCCCGCCCTCTTCCTGCCGAGCCAGCTGTGCGGCCCAAGGAGGCTGGGGCCAAGCGCAAGGGATTGGGTGAGGGGGTCCTCTCATCGCAGCGGGGTCCCCGCCGCCTCTCGGCTGAGGGGGGAGATAAGGCTCTGCATAAGATGGGTCCAGGTGGGGGCAAAGCCAAAGCATTGGGGGGGGCTGGCAGTGGGGGCAAGGGCTCAGCAGGCAGCGGGAGCAAGCGACGGCTGAGCAGTGAAGACAGCTCCCTGGAGCCGGATCTGGCTGAGATGAGCCTGGATGATAGCAGCCTGGCCCTGGGTGCAGAGGCCAGCACCTTTGGTGGATTCCCGGAGAGCCCACCACCCTGCCCTCACCCTGGTGGCTCCCGAGGCCCTTCTACCTTCCTTCCTGAACCTCCAGATACTTACGAAGAAGATGGTGGCGTGTACTTCTCAGAAGGGCCTGAGCCTTCCACAGCCTCTGCTGGCCCCCCTGGCCTACTGCCCAGGGAGCTTTGTACCCGGGACGACCTCGCTTCCACAGATGAGAGTGGTAATGGGCTCCCTAAAACCAAAGAGGCAGCCCCTGCGGTTGGAGAGGAGGAGGATGACTACCAGGCGTATTATCTGAATGCCCAGGATGGCGCTGGGGGCGAGGAAGAGAAGGctgagggcggggctggggaggAACACGACCTGTTTGCAGGACTGAAGCCACTGGAACAGGAGAGCCGCATGGAG ATATTATTTGCCTGTGCTGAGGCCTTGCATGCGCACGGCTATAGCAGTGAGGCCTCCCGCCTCACCGTGGAGCTTGCCCAGGACTTGCTAGCCAACCCACCTGACCTCAAGGTAGAGCCGCCCCCTGCCAAG GGCAAGAAGAACAAGGTTTCTACAAGCCGTCAGACCTGGGTGGCTACCAACACCCTGACCAAGGCGGCCTTCCTGTTAACAGTGCTAAGTGAGCGCCCAGAGCACCACAACCTGGCCTTCCGAGTGGGCATGTTTGCCTTGGAGCTACAGCGGCCCCCAGCTTCCACCAAGGCCTTGGAG GTGAAGCTGGCATATCAGGAGTCTGAGGTGGCCACCCTGCTCAAGAAGATTCCTCTGGGTCCGAGTGAGATGAGTACTGTGCGCTGCCGGGCAGAGGAGCTTCGGGAGGGGACACTCTGTGATTATCGGCCTGTTTTGCCTCTCATGTTGGCCAGTTTCATCTTTGATGTTCTCTGTACTCCAG TGGTTTCTCCCACGGGTTCCCGGCCCCCAAGTCGCAACTGGAACAACGAGATGCCTGGGGAtgaggagctgggatttgaagcagCAGTTGCTGCCTTGG GCATGAAGACAACAGTGAGTGAGGCGGAGCATCCCCTGCTATGTGAAGGCACACGTCGGGAGAAGGGTGACCTGGCCCTGGCACTAATGATCACTTACAAAGACGACCAGGCCAAACTCAAAAAG ATCTTAGACAAACTCTTGGACCGAGAGAGCCAGACGCATAAACCACAGACACTGAGTTCGTTCTACTCATCTAGCCGCCCGGCCACAGCCAGCCAGAGGTCTCCTTCAAAGCATGGGGGCCCATCTGCTCCAGGGGCCCTGCAACCTCTGACCTCAGGCTCTGCAGGGCCTGCTCAGCCAGGGAGTGTggcaggggctgggccaggccccACTGAGGGCTTCACAGAGAAGAATGTGCCTG AGAGTTCCCCACATTCCCCCTGTGAGGGTCTCCCATCTGAGGCAGCTTTGACCCCAAGACCAGAGGGAAAGGTCCCCAGCCGCTTGGCACTTGGCAGCCGTGGAGGCTACAATGGACGGGGCTGGGGCTCACCAGGGCGGCCTAAGAAGAAGCACACAG GCATGGCCAGCATTGACAGCAGTGCCCCTGAAACAACGTCGGATAGCTCCCCAACCTTAAGCCGGAGGCCACTTCGAGGGGGCTGGGCCCCTACCTCCTGGGGCCGAGGACAGGACAGTGACAGCATTAGCAGCTCTTCCTCAGACTCCCTTGGCTCCTCGTCCTCCAGTGGAAGTCGCCGGGCCAGTGCCAGTGGAGGGGCCCGGGCGAAGACAGTTGAAGTTGGCAG GTACAAGGGCCGCCGTCCTGAGAGTCATGCCCCCCATGTACCCAATCAGCCGTCAGAGGCAGCTGCACACTTCTACTTCGAGCTGGCGAAGACGGTGCTGATCAAGGCAGGGGGCAACAGCAGCACTTCCATTTTCACACATCCATCTTCCTCAGGGGGCCACCAGGGTCCTCACCGTAACCTGCACCTTTGCGCCTTCGAGATTGGGCTTTATGCCCTTGGCCTGCACAACTTTGTTTCTCCCAACTGGCTCTCACGTACTTACTCTTCCCACGTTTCCTGGATTACAG GCCAGGCAATGGAGATTGGCAGTGCAGCCCTGACTATACTGGTAGAATGCTGGGATGGGCACCTGACACCCCCTGAGGTTGCATCCCTGGCTGACAGGGCATCACGGGCACGAGACTCCAATATGGTGAGGGCAGCGGCGGAACTAGCCCTAAGCTGCCTGCCTCATGCCCATGCGTTGAACCCCAATGAGATCCAGCGGGCCCTGGTGCAGTGCAAGGAGCAG GATAACCTGATGTTGGAGAAGGCCTGCATGGCAGTGGAAGAGGCGGCTAAGGGTGGGGGCGTATACCCCGAAGTGTTGTTTGAGGTTGCTCACCAGTGGTTCTGGCTATATGAGCAAACAGCAGGTGGCTCATCCACAGCCCGTGAAGGGGCTACAAGCTGTAGTGCCAGTGGGATCAGGGCAGCTGGGGAGGCTGGGCGGGGGCTGCCTGAGGGCAGGGGGGTCCCAGGGACTGAGCCGGTTAcagtggcggcggcggcagcagcagtgaCAGCAGCCACAGTGGTGCCAGTCATCTCGGTGGGGTCCAGTTTATATCCGGGTCCAGGACTGGGGCATGGTCATTCCCCTGGCCTGCACCCCTACACTGCTCTacagccccacctgccctgcaGCCCTCAATACCTCACCCACCCAGCTCACCCCGCCCACCCCATGCCTCATATGCCCCGGCCTGCCGTCTTCCCTGTGCCCAGCTCTGCATACCCACAG GGTGTGCATCCTGCATTCCTGGGGGCTCAGTACCCTTACTCGGTGACTCCCCCCTCACTTGCCGCCACTGCTGTGTCTTTCCCCGTCCCTTCCATGGCACCCATCACAGTACATCCCTACCACACAGAGCCAGGGCTCCCACTGCCCACCAGTGTGGCCT TGAGCAGTGTCCATCCAGCTTCCACGTTTCCGGCCATCCAGGGTGCCTCactgcctgccctgcccacacAGCCCAGCCCTCTGGTGAGCGGGGGTTTTCCACCACCTGAGGAGGAGACTCACAGTCAGCCTGTCAACCCGCACAGCCTACACCACCTGCACGCCGCCTACCGTGTCG GGATGCTGGCACTGGAGATGCTGGGTCGCCGGGCACACAATGATCACCCCAACAACTTCTCCCGCTCCCCCCCCTACACTGATGATGTCAAATGGTTGCTGGGGCTGGCAGCAAAGCTGG gagtGAACTACGTGCACCAGTTCTGTGTGGGGGCAGCCAAGGGGGTGCTGAGCCCGTTTGTGCTGCAGGAGATCGTCATGGAGACGCTGCAGCGGCTGAGCCCCGCTCATGCCCACAACCACCTGCGTGCCCCGGCCTTCCACCAACTGGTGCAGCGCTGCCAGCAGGCATACATGCAG TACATCCACCACCGCTTGATTCACCTGACCCCTGCCGACTACGACGACTTTGTGAACGCGATCCGCAGTGCTCGCAGCGCCTTCTGCCTGACACCCATGGGCATGATGCAGTTCAACGACATCCTGCAGAATCTCAAGCGCAGCAAACAGACCAAGGAGCTGTGGCAGCGGGTCTCACTCGAGATGACCACCTTCTCCCCCTGA
- the ZSWIM8 gene encoding zinc finger SWIM domain-containing protein 8 isoform X2 — MELMFAEWEDGERFSFEDSDRFEEDSLCSFISEAESLCQNWRGWRKQSAGPNSPTGGGGGGGSGGTRMRDGLVIPLVELSAKQVAFHIPFEVVEKVYPPVPEQLQLRIAFWSFPENEEDIRLYSCLANGSADEFQRGDQLFRMRAVKDPLQIGFHLSATVVPPQMVPPKGAYNVAVMFDRCRVTSCSCTCGAGAKWCTHVVALCLFRIHNASAVCLRAPVSESLSRLQRDQLQKFAQYLISELPQQILPTAQRLLDELLSSQSTAINTVCGAPDPTAGPSASDQSTWYLDESTLTDNIKKTLHKFCGPSPVVFSDVNSMYLSSTEPPAAAEWACLLRPLRGREPEGVWNLLSIVREMFKRRDSNAAPLLEILTDQCLTYEQITGWWYSVRTSASHSSASGHTGRSNGQSEVAAHACASMCDEMVTLWRLAVLDPALSPQRRRELCVQLRQWQLKVIENVKRGQHKKTLERLFPGFRPAVEACYFNWEEAYPLPGVTYSATDRKLALCWARALPPRPGASRSGGLEESRERPRPLPAEPAVRPKEAGAKRKGLGEGVLSSQRGPRRLSAEGGDKALHKMGPGGGKAKALGGAGSGGKGSAGSGSKRRLSSEDSSLEPDLAEMSLDDSSLALGAEASTFGGFPESPPPCPHPGGSRGPSTFLPEPPDTYEEDGGVYFSEGPEPSTASAGPPGLLPRELCTRDDLASTDESGNGLPKTKEAAPAVGEEEDDYQAYYLNAQDGAGGEEEKAEGGAGEEHDLFAGLKPLEQESRMEILFACAEALHAHGYSSEASRLTVELAQDLLANPPDLKVEPPPAKGKKNKVSTSRQTWVATNTLTKAAFLLTVLSERPEHHNLAFRVGMFALELQRPPASTKALEVKLAYQESEVATLLKKIPLGPSEMSTVRCRAEELREGTLCDYRPVLPLMLASFIFDVLCTPVVSPTGSRPPSRNWNNEMPGDEELGFEAAVAALGMKTTVSEAEHPLLCEGTRREKGDLALALMITYKDDQAKLKKILDKLLDRESQTHKPQTLSSFYSSSRPATASQRSPSKHGGPSAPGALQPLTSGSAGPAQPGSVAGAGPGPTEGFTEKNVPESSPHSPCEGLPSEAALTPRPEGKVPSRLALGSRGGYNGRGWGSPGRPKKKHTGMASIDSSAPETTSDSSPTLSRRPLRGGWAPTSWGRGQDSDSISSSSSDSLGSSSSSGSRRASASGGARAKTVEVGRYKGRRPESHAPHVPNQPSEAAAHFYFELAKTVLIKAGGNSSTSIFTHPSSSGGHQGPHRNLHLCAFEIGLYALGLHNFVSPNWLSRTYSSHVSWITGQAMEIGSAALTILVECWDGHLTPPEVASLADRASRARDSNMVRAAAELALSCLPHAHALNPNEIQRALVQCKEQDNLMLEKACMAVEEAAKGGGVYPEVLFEVAHQWFWLYEQTAGGSSTAREGATSCSASGIRAAGEAGRGLPEGRGVPGTEPVTVAAAAAAVTAATVVPVISVGSSLYPGPGLGHGHSPGLHPYTALQPHLPCSPQYLTHPAHPAHPMPHMPRPAVFPVPSSAYPQGVHPAFLGAQYPYSVTPPSLAATAVSFPVPSMAPITVHPYHTEPGLPLPTSVALSSVHPASTFPAIQGASLPALPTQPSPLVSGGFPPPEEETHSQPVNPHSLHHLHAAYRVGMLALEMLGRRAHNDHPNNFSRSPPYTDDVKWLLGLAAKLGDRHGDAAAAEPRSCPQPPACPGLPPTGAALPAGIHAVHPPPLDSPDPCRLRRLCERDPQCSQRLLPDTHGHDAVQRHPAESQAQQTDQGAVAAGLTRDDHLLPLSLAPLGPYTGTQACGYGDPSQRGNESWLDRSSPLSSLVAQTGSCSWGQDVSDPRSLGLGETALSGRGRWVASGIYLAFINI; from the exons ATGGACTGGTGATCCCACTGGTGGAGCTGTCAGCAAAACAGGTGGCGTTTCATATCCCATTTGAAGTGGTGGAGAAAGTTTACCCCCCGGTGCCTGAGCAGCTCCAACTCCGAATTGCTTTTTGGAGCTTCCCTGAGAATGAAGAGGATATTCG ACTGTATTCCTGCCTGGCCAACGGCAGTGCAGATGAGTTCCAGCGAGGGGATCAGCTATTCCGCATGAGGGCTGTGAAGGACCCCCTGCAGATTG GGTTCCACCTGAGTGCTACAGTGGTGCCACCTCAGATGGTCCCCCCCAAAGGGGCCTACAACGTGGCTGTGATGTTTGACCGCTGCCGGGTCACTTCCTGCAGCTGCACCTGTGGGGCTGGGGCCAAATGGTGCACCCACGTCGTGGCACTCTGTCTCTTCCGCATCCACAAC GCTTCTGCAGTCTGCCTGCGGGCCCCAGTGTCAGAGTCCCTGTCTCGACTGCAGAGGGACCAGCTGCAGAAGTTTGCTCAGTACCTCATCAGTGAGCTCCCTCAGCAG ATCCTGCCCACAGCCCAGCGTCTCCTGGATGAACTCCTCTCCTCCCAGTCAACAGCCATCAATACAGTATGTGGAGCCCCGG ACCCCACAGCAGGGCCGTCTGCCTCCGATCAGAGTACTTGGTATTTGGATGAATCAACACTCACTGACAACATCAAGAAGACACTGCACAAGTTCTGTGGCCCCTCCCCTGTGGTGTTCAG TGATGTGAACTCCATGTATCTGTCTTCCACGGAGCCTCCGGCTGCTGCTGAATGGGCATGTCTGCTGCGCCCACTGAGGGGCCGCGAGCCAGAGGGAGTCTGGAACTTGCTTAGCATCGTGCGGGAGATGTTCAAGCGGAGGGACAGCAATGCTGCCCCCTTGTTGGAAATCCTCACCGACCAGTGCCTCACCTACGAACAG ATAACAGGCTGGTGGTACAGCGTGCGCACCTCAGCCTCACACAGCAGCGCCAGTGGGCACACAGGCCGCAGCAACGGGCAATCAGAGGTGGCGGCCCACGCATGCGCCAGCATGTGTGACGAGATGGTCACACTGTGGAGGCTGGCTGTGCTGGACCCTGCGCTCAGCCCCCAGCG GCGCCGGGAGCTGTGTGTGCAGCTGCGCCAGTGGCAGCTGAAGGTGATTGAGAACGTGAAGCGGGGACAGCACAAGAAGACCCTGGAGCGGCTCTTCCCTGGCTTCCGGCCGGCAGTGGAGGCCTGCTACTTCAACTGGGAAGAGGCCTACCCCCTTCCCGGTGTCACCTACAGTGCCACTGACAGGAAgctggccctgtgctgggcccGAGCCCTGCCCCCTCGGCCAGGTGCCTCCCGATCTGGGGGCCTGGAAGAATCCCGGGAGCGGCCCCGCCCTCTTCCTGCCGAGCCAGCTGTGCGGCCCAAGGAGGCTGGGGCCAAGCGCAAGGGATTGGGTGAGGGGGTCCTCTCATCGCAGCGGGGTCCCCGCCGCCTCTCGGCTGAGGGGGGAGATAAGGCTCTGCATAAGATGGGTCCAGGTGGGGGCAAAGCCAAAGCATTGGGGGGGGCTGGCAGTGGGGGCAAGGGCTCAGCAGGCAGCGGGAGCAAGCGACGGCTGAGCAGTGAAGACAGCTCCCTGGAGCCGGATCTGGCTGAGATGAGCCTGGATGATAGCAGCCTGGCCCTGGGTGCAGAGGCCAGCACCTTTGGTGGATTCCCGGAGAGCCCACCACCCTGCCCTCACCCTGGTGGCTCCCGAGGCCCTTCTACCTTCCTTCCTGAACCTCCAGATACTTACGAAGAAGATGGTGGCGTGTACTTCTCAGAAGGGCCTGAGCCTTCCACAGCCTCTGCTGGCCCCCCTGGCCTACTGCCCAGGGAGCTTTGTACCCGGGACGACCTCGCTTCCACAGATGAGAGTGGTAATGGGCTCCCTAAAACCAAAGAGGCAGCCCCTGCGGTTGGAGAGGAGGAGGATGACTACCAGGCGTATTATCTGAATGCCCAGGATGGCGCTGGGGGCGAGGAAGAGAAGGctgagggcggggctggggaggAACACGACCTGTTTGCAGGACTGAAGCCACTGGAACAGGAGAGCCGCATGGAG ATATTATTTGCCTGTGCTGAGGCCTTGCATGCGCACGGCTATAGCAGTGAGGCCTCCCGCCTCACCGTGGAGCTTGCCCAGGACTTGCTAGCCAACCCACCTGACCTCAAGGTAGAGCCGCCCCCTGCCAAG GGCAAGAAGAACAAGGTTTCTACAAGCCGTCAGACCTGGGTGGCTACCAACACCCTGACCAAGGCGGCCTTCCTGTTAACAGTGCTAAGTGAGCGCCCAGAGCACCACAACCTGGCCTTCCGAGTGGGCATGTTTGCCTTGGAGCTACAGCGGCCCCCAGCTTCCACCAAGGCCTTGGAG GTGAAGCTGGCATATCAGGAGTCTGAGGTGGCCACCCTGCTCAAGAAGATTCCTCTGGGTCCGAGTGAGATGAGTACTGTGCGCTGCCGGGCAGAGGAGCTTCGGGAGGGGACACTCTGTGATTATCGGCCTGTTTTGCCTCTCATGTTGGCCAGTTTCATCTTTGATGTTCTCTGTACTCCAG TGGTTTCTCCCACGGGTTCCCGGCCCCCAAGTCGCAACTGGAACAACGAGATGCCTGGGGAtgaggagctgggatttgaagcagCAGTTGCTGCCTTGG GCATGAAGACAACAGTGAGTGAGGCGGAGCATCCCCTGCTATGTGAAGGCACACGTCGGGAGAAGGGTGACCTGGCCCTGGCACTAATGATCACTTACAAAGACGACCAGGCCAAACTCAAAAAG ATCTTAGACAAACTCTTGGACCGAGAGAGCCAGACGCATAAACCACAGACACTGAGTTCGTTCTACTCATCTAGCCGCCCGGCCACAGCCAGCCAGAGGTCTCCTTCAAAGCATGGGGGCCCATCTGCTCCAGGGGCCCTGCAACCTCTGACCTCAGGCTCTGCAGGGCCTGCTCAGCCAGGGAGTGTggcaggggctgggccaggccccACTGAGGGCTTCACAGAGAAGAATGTGCCTG AGAGTTCCCCACATTCCCCCTGTGAGGGTCTCCCATCTGAGGCAGCTTTGACCCCAAGACCAGAGGGAAAGGTCCCCAGCCGCTTGGCACTTGGCAGCCGTGGAGGCTACAATGGACGGGGCTGGGGCTCACCAGGGCGGCCTAAGAAGAAGCACACAG GCATGGCCAGCATTGACAGCAGTGCCCCTGAAACAACGTCGGATAGCTCCCCAACCTTAAGCCGGAGGCCACTTCGAGGGGGCTGGGCCCCTACCTCCTGGGGCCGAGGACAGGACAGTGACAGCATTAGCAGCTCTTCCTCAGACTCCCTTGGCTCCTCGTCCTCCAGTGGAAGTCGCCGGGCCAGTGCCAGTGGAGGGGCCCGGGCGAAGACAGTTGAAGTTGGCAG GTACAAGGGCCGCCGTCCTGAGAGTCATGCCCCCCATGTACCCAATCAGCCGTCAGAGGCAGCTGCACACTTCTACTTCGAGCTGGCGAAGACGGTGCTGATCAAGGCAGGGGGCAACAGCAGCACTTCCATTTTCACACATCCATCTTCCTCAGGGGGCCACCAGGGTCCTCACCGTAACCTGCACCTTTGCGCCTTCGAGATTGGGCTTTATGCCCTTGGCCTGCACAACTTTGTTTCTCCCAACTGGCTCTCACGTACTTACTCTTCCCACGTTTCCTGGATTACAG GCCAGGCAATGGAGATTGGCAGTGCAGCCCTGACTATACTGGTAGAATGCTGGGATGGGCACCTGACACCCCCTGAGGTTGCATCCCTGGCTGACAGGGCATCACGGGCACGAGACTCCAATATGGTGAGGGCAGCGGCGGAACTAGCCCTAAGCTGCCTGCCTCATGCCCATGCGTTGAACCCCAATGAGATCCAGCGGGCCCTGGTGCAGTGCAAGGAGCAG GATAACCTGATGTTGGAGAAGGCCTGCATGGCAGTGGAAGAGGCGGCTAAGGGTGGGGGCGTATACCCCGAAGTGTTGTTTGAGGTTGCTCACCAGTGGTTCTGGCTATATGAGCAAACAGCAGGTGGCTCATCCACAGCCCGTGAAGGGGCTACAAGCTGTAGTGCCAGTGGGATCAGGGCAGCTGGGGAGGCTGGGCGGGGGCTGCCTGAGGGCAGGGGGGTCCCAGGGACTGAGCCGGTTAcagtggcggcggcggcagcagcagtgaCAGCAGCCACAGTGGTGCCAGTCATCTCGGTGGGGTCCAGTTTATATCCGGGTCCAGGACTGGGGCATGGTCATTCCCCTGGCCTGCACCCCTACACTGCTCTacagccccacctgccctgcaGCCCTCAATACCTCACCCACCCAGCTCACCCCGCCCACCCCATGCCTCATATGCCCCGGCCTGCCGTCTTCCCTGTGCCCAGCTCTGCATACCCACAG GGTGTGCATCCTGCATTCCTGGGGGCTCAGTACCCTTACTCGGTGACTCCCCCCTCACTTGCCGCCACTGCTGTGTCTTTCCCCGTCCCTTCCATGGCACCCATCACAGTACATCCCTACCACACAGAGCCAGGGCTCCCACTGCCCACCAGTGTGGCCT TGAGCAGTGTCCATCCAGCTTCCACGTTTCCGGCCATCCAGGGTGCCTCactgcctgccctgcccacacAGCCCAGCCCTCTGGTGAGCGGGGGTTTTCCACCACCTGAGGAGGAGACTCACAGTCAGCCTGTCAACCCGCACAGCCTACACCACCTGCACGCCGCCTACCGTGTCG GGATGCTGGCACTGGAGATGCTGGGTCGCCGGGCACACAATGATCACCCCAACAACTTCTCCCGCTCCCCCCCCTACACTGATGATGTCAAATGGTTGCTGGGGCTGGCAGCAAAGCTGG GAGATCGTCATGGAGACGCTGCAGCGGCTGAGCCCCGCTCATGCCCACAACCACCTGCGTGCCCCGGCCTTCCACCAACTGGTGCAGCGCTGCCAGCAGGCATACATGCAG TACATCCACCACCGCTTGATTCACCTGACCCCTGCCGACTACGACGACTTTGTGAACGCGATCCGCAGTGCTCGCAGCGCCTTCTGCCTGACACCCATGGGCATGATGCAGTTCAACGACATCCTGCAGAATCTCAAGCGCAGCAAACAGACCAAGGAGCTGTGGCAGCGGGTCTCACTCGAGATGACCACCTTCTCCCCCTGAGTCTGGCCCCCCTAGGGCCCTATACAGGGACACAGGCCTGTGGCTATGGGGACCCCTCACAAAGGGGGAACGAATCTTGGCTGGACAGATCATCCCCACTCAGTTCCCTGGTAGCCCAGACTGGCAGCTGTTCTTGGGGCCAAGATGTCTCAGACCCTAGAAGCCTAGGGTTGGGGGAGACAGCCCTGTCTGGGAGGGGGCGTTGGGTGGCCTCTGGTATTTATTtggcatttataaatatataa